A genomic stretch from Calonectris borealis chromosome 6, bCalBor7.hap1.2, whole genome shotgun sequence includes:
- the CATIP gene encoding ciliogenesis-associated TTC17-interacting protein isoform X2, whose protein sequence is MEPPPERRQEPPALTEAAAEFLSLIGPEELERCLFAETLEVVAAGAQAGGQWWAAARWAPYERAGEPVRSCLLVQAGSRSRQDGVPCSSTLKAYVTPQLETLEQEEQERLELRAHPIERRTHMVSHQHGMTVTKTLREGEAEQQHRSFSYSQVELRGLLPEGASLLLLRVLGCQRAVPPGLTFPTIDTEGHLCNSSYRALGIQQQVVGSADVEVFVIERAVHTSAGISTVWHSSFLSSGRLAQRVQVGCPMLMLLQDESVLGKTGGVEPRPPFPKQPLDWEEDIQLCSWFLDRKEELQASHAAYIQQHPELRVLLADFLQALLLQQPPDPVSFAAQFFAPFARQQTPETPFASVGAASPLPRPTPGHPPAIGE, encoded by the exons ATGGAGCCCCCCCCCGAGCGCCGGCAGGAGCCCCCAGCTCTCACGGAGGCAGCCGCCGAGTTCCTGAGCCTCATCG GGCCGGAGGAGCTGGAGCGCTGCCTGTTCGCCGAGACGCTGGAGGTGGTGGCAGCGGGGGCCCAGGCAGGGGGCCAGTGGTGGGCGGCAGCCCGGTGGGCACCCTACGAGCGGGCGGGCGAGCCGGTGCGGAGCTGCCTCCTGGTGCAAGCCGGCTCCCGCAGCAGGCAGGACGGcgtgccctgctccagcaccCTCAAAG CCTATGTGACCCCGCAGCTGGAGAccctggagcaggaggagcaggagcgcCTGGAG ctcagagcacaccccATAGAGAGGAGGACTCACATGGTGAGCCACCAGCATGGGATGACTGTCACCAAGACCCTCCGGGAGGGAGAG gcagagcagcagcaccggAGCTTCTCCTACAGCCAGGTCGAGCTGCGGGGGCTGTTGCCGGAGGGtgccagcctcctgctgctgcgggtgctgggatGCCAGCGGGCAGTGCCCCCCGGCCTCACCTTTCCGACCATCGACACTGAGGGCCACCTCTGCAACTCCAGCTAT CGTGCCCTGGGCATCCAGCAGCAGGTGGTGGGCTCGGCGGACGTGGAGGTGTTTGTGATTGAGCGAGCCGTGCACACCAGTGCGGGCATCTCCACCGTCTGGCACAGCAGCTTCCTCTCCAGCGG GCGTTTGGCCCAGCGGGTGCAGGTCGGCTGCCCGATGCTGATGCTTCTGCAGGATGAGTCTGTCCTCGGCAAGACAG GTGGAGTCGAGCCCCGGCCCCCCTTCCCCAAACAGCCCCTGGACTGGGAGGAGGAcatccagctctgctcctggTTCCTGGACAGGAAG GAGGAGCTGCAAGCATCCCACGCCGCctacatccagcagcaccccgagcTCCGGGTGCTGCTGGCCGACTTCCTCCAGGCCCTGCTCCTGCAACAGCCCCCTGACCCCGTCTCCTTTGCCGCCCAATTCTTCGCCCCCTTCGCCCGCCAGCAGACCCCCGAGACGCCCTTTGCCTCcgtgggggctgccagccccctccccagacccACGCCTGGCCACCCTCCGGCTATTGGGGAATAA
- the CATIP gene encoding ciliogenesis-associated TTC17-interacting protein isoform X1: MEPPPERRQEPPALTEAAAEFLSLIGPEELERCLFAETLEVVAAGAQAGGQWWAAARWAPYERAGEPVRSCLLVQAGSRSRQDGVPCSSTLKAYVTPQLETLEQEEQERLELRAHPIERRTHMVSHQHGMTVTKTLREGEAEQQHRSFSYSQVELRGLLPEGASLLLLRVLGCQRAVPPGLTFPTIDTEGHLCNSSYRALGIQQQVVGSADVEVFVIERAVHTSAGISTVWHSSFLSSGRLAQRVQVGCPMLMLLQDESVLGKTGGVEPRPPFPKQPLDWEEDIQLCSWFLDRKVRWRTGGEGDMGLCHPPAGSPLGWGHSGDQAGLHPPQAPQVWKRTQASCPLTLARCLAGDIGACVHPAYLPQEELQASHAAYIQQHPELRVLLADFLQALLLQQPPDPVSFAAQFFAPFARQQTPETPFASVGAASPLPRPTPGHPPAIGE, translated from the exons ATGGAGCCCCCCCCCGAGCGCCGGCAGGAGCCCCCAGCTCTCACGGAGGCAGCCGCCGAGTTCCTGAGCCTCATCG GGCCGGAGGAGCTGGAGCGCTGCCTGTTCGCCGAGACGCTGGAGGTGGTGGCAGCGGGGGCCCAGGCAGGGGGCCAGTGGTGGGCGGCAGCCCGGTGGGCACCCTACGAGCGGGCGGGCGAGCCGGTGCGGAGCTGCCTCCTGGTGCAAGCCGGCTCCCGCAGCAGGCAGGACGGcgtgccctgctccagcaccCTCAAAG CCTATGTGACCCCGCAGCTGGAGAccctggagcaggaggagcaggagcgcCTGGAG ctcagagcacaccccATAGAGAGGAGGACTCACATGGTGAGCCACCAGCATGGGATGACTGTCACCAAGACCCTCCGGGAGGGAGAG gcagagcagcagcaccggAGCTTCTCCTACAGCCAGGTCGAGCTGCGGGGGCTGTTGCCGGAGGGtgccagcctcctgctgctgcgggtgctgggatGCCAGCGGGCAGTGCCCCCCGGCCTCACCTTTCCGACCATCGACACTGAGGGCCACCTCTGCAACTCCAGCTAT CGTGCCCTGGGCATCCAGCAGCAGGTGGTGGGCTCGGCGGACGTGGAGGTGTTTGTGATTGAGCGAGCCGTGCACACCAGTGCGGGCATCTCCACCGTCTGGCACAGCAGCTTCCTCTCCAGCGG GCGTTTGGCCCAGCGGGTGCAGGTCGGCTGCCCGATGCTGATGCTTCTGCAGGATGAGTCTGTCCTCGGCAAGACAG GTGGAGTCGAGCCCCGGCCCCCCTTCCCCAAACAGCCCCTGGACTGGGAGGAGGAcatccagctctgctcctggTTCCTGGACAGGAAGGTGAGATGGAGGACAGGGGGAGAAGGGGATATGGGGCTGTGCCACCCCCCAGCAGGGTCTCCCCTAGGGTGGGGGCACAGTGGGGATCAGGCTGGCCTGCATCCTCCCCAAGCTCCTCAAGTGTGGAAAAGGACCCAGGCATCCTGCCCCCTCACCCTGGCACGGTGCCTGGCGGGGGACATCGGTGCCTGTGTCCACCCTGCCTACCTGCCGCAGGAGGAGCTGCAAGCATCCCACGCCGCctacatccagcagcaccccgagcTCCGGGTGCTGCTGGCCGACTTCCTCCAGGCCCTGCTCCTGCAACAGCCCCCTGACCCCGTCTCCTTTGCCGCCCAATTCTTCGCCCCCTTCGCCCGCCAGCAGACCCCCGAGACGCCCTTTGCCTCcgtgggggctgccagccccctccccagacccACGCCTGGCCACCCTCCGGCTATTGGGGAATAA
- the SLC11A1 gene encoding natural resistance-associated macrophage protein 1 isoform X1, with the protein MSGSGPAMASLEPGLTGSLNRGQAQTYGTGGSPTPAQHAGSRDQTYLDELISIPKGSGPGFSFRKLWAFTGPGFLMSIAYLDPGNVESDLQCGAVAGFKLLWVLLWATVLGLLCQRLAIRLGVVTGKDLGEICYLYYPKVPRLLLWLMIEIAIIGSDMQEVIGTAIAFSLLSAGRIPLWGGVLITIVDTLFFLFLDKYGLRKLEAFFGLLITIMALTFGYEYVVVRPGQVEVLKGIFLPYCPGCGREELLQAVGIIGAIIMPHNIFLHSSLVKTRAIDRSKKEAVQEANMYFLTESCLALFVSFLINLFVMAVFGEAFYRQRNEDVHNKCINSSVSRYANIFPANNETVSVDIYQGGVILGCYFGAVALYIWAIGILAAGQSSTMTGTYAGQFVMEGFLQLRWSRFARVLFTRSFAILPTVFVAAFKDVSHLTGMNDLLNVLQSILLPFAVLPVLTFTSLRPLMQDFTNGLLGKVLMTLIAGLVCAINVYFVVDFLPTLRGLGYHIPLGLLLAAYVAFVTYLIWTCSIVHGARFMARGHHNRFSFGVSLDSPALAGTR; encoded by the exons ATGTCAGGATCGGGCCCAGCCATGGCATCGCTGGAGCCAG GCCTCACCGGGTCCCTGAACCGGGGCCAAGCCCAGACTTACGGCACCGGTGGGAGCCCCACGCCCGCACAGCACGCTGGCTCCCGGGATCAGACCTACCTGGACGAACTCATCAGCATCCCCAAGGGCAGTGGG CCCGGTTTCAGCTTTAGGAAACTCTGGGCTTTCACCGGTCCTGGCTTCCTCATGAGCATCGCGTACCTGGACCCGGGCAACGTGGAGTCGGACCTGCAGTGTGGGGCGGTGGCGGGGTTCAAG CTGCTGTGGGTGCTGCTATGGGCCACCgtcctggggctgctgtgccagcgcCTGGCCATCCGGCTGGGCGTGGTGACAGGGAAGGACCTCGGTGAGATTTGCTACCTCTATTATCCCAAG GTGCCCCGCCTGCTGCTCTGGCTCATGATCGAGATCGCCATCATCGGCTCCGACATGCAGGAGGTGATTGGGACAGCCATCGCCTTCAGCCTGCTCTCAGCCGGCCG CATCCCCCTCTGGGGTGGCGTCCTCATCACCATCGTGGacaccctcttcttcctcttccttgaCAAGTACG GGCTCCGCAAACTGGAGGCTTTCTTTGGCCTCCTCATCACCATCATGGCCTTGACCTTCGGCTACGAG TACGTGGTGGTGAGGCCGGGGCAGGTGGAGGTGCTGAAGGGCATTTTCCTGCCCTACTGCCCCGGCTGCGGGCGAGAGGAGCTGCTCCAGGCCGTGGGCATCATTGGTGCCATCATTATGCCCCATAACATCTTCCTCCACTCCTCCTTGGTCAAG ACGCGGGCGATTGACCGGTCCAAGAAGGAGGCAGTACAGGAGGCCAACATGTATTTCCTGACCGAGTCCTGCCTGGCCCTCTTCGTCTCCTTCCTCATCAACCTCTTTGTCATGGCTGTCTTTGGCGAGGCTTTCTACCGCCAGCGAAACGAGGACGTG CACAACAAGTGCATCAACAGCAGCGTCAGCCGCTACGCCAACATCTTCCCCGCCAACAACGAGACGGTCTCTGTGGATATCTACCAGGGC GGCGTTATCCTGGGCTGCTATTTCGGGGCGGTGGCACTGTACATCTGGGCCATTGGCATCCTGGCAGCAGGACAGAGCTCCACGATGACCGGGACCTACGCGGGGCAGTTCGTCATGGAG GGCTTCCTGCAGCTCCGCTGGTCCCGCTTCGCCCGGGTGCTCTTCACCCGCTCCTTCGCCATCCTGCCCACTGTCTTCGTGGCCGCCTTCAAGGACGTCAGCCACCTCACGGGCATGAACGACCTGCTCAACGTCCTGCAGAGCATCCTG CTGCCCTTCGCCGTCCTGCCTGTCCTCACCTTCACCAGCCTGCGCCCGCTCATGCAGGACTTCACCAACGGCCT ACTGGGGAAGGTGCTGATGACCCTCATCGCGGGGCTGGTCTGCGCCATCAACGTCTACTTTGTGGTGGACTTTCTGCCCACGCTGCGGGGCCTGGGGTACCACATCCCCCTGggcctgctgctggctgcctaCGTGGCCTTCGTCACCTACCTG ATCTGGACGTGCAGCATCGTGCACGGAGCCCGGTTCATGGCCCGGGGCCACCACAACCGCTTCAGCTTTGGCGTCTCCCTCGACTCGCCGGCCCTGGCAGGGACCCGGTGA
- the SLC11A1 gene encoding natural resistance-associated macrophage protein 1 isoform X2: MSGSGPAMASLEPGLTGSLNRGQAQTYGTGGSPTPAQHAGSRDQTYLDELISIPKGSGPGFSFRKLWAFTGPGFLMSIAYLDPGNVESDLQCGAVAGFKLLWVLLWATVLGLLCQRLAIRLGVVTGKDLGEICYLYYPKVPRLLLWLMIEIAIIGSDMQEVIGTAIAFSLLSAGRIPLWGGVLITIVDTLFFLFLDKYGLRKLEAFFGLLITIMALTFGYEYVVVRPGQVEVLKGIFLPYCPGCGREELLQAVGIIGAIIMPHNIFLHSSLVKTRAIDRSKKEAVQEANMYFLTESCLALFVSFLINLFVMAVFGEAFYRQRNEDVHNKCINSSVSRYANIFPANNETVSVDIYQGGVILGCYFGAVALYIWAIGILAAGQSSTMTGTYAGQFVMEGFLQLRWSRFARVLFTRSFAILPTVFVAAFKDVSHLTGMNDLLNVLQSILLPFAVLPVLTFTSLRPLMQDFTNGLLGKVLMTLIAGLVCAINVYFVVDFLPTLRGLGYHIPLGLLLAAYVAFVTYLIWTCSIVHGARFMARGHHNRFSFGVSLDSPALAGTRCHARDAPSKEGVNRRADLPPKF, encoded by the exons ATGTCAGGATCGGGCCCAGCCATGGCATCGCTGGAGCCAG GCCTCACCGGGTCCCTGAACCGGGGCCAAGCCCAGACTTACGGCACCGGTGGGAGCCCCACGCCCGCACAGCACGCTGGCTCCCGGGATCAGACCTACCTGGACGAACTCATCAGCATCCCCAAGGGCAGTGGG CCCGGTTTCAGCTTTAGGAAACTCTGGGCTTTCACCGGTCCTGGCTTCCTCATGAGCATCGCGTACCTGGACCCGGGCAACGTGGAGTCGGACCTGCAGTGTGGGGCGGTGGCGGGGTTCAAG CTGCTGTGGGTGCTGCTATGGGCCACCgtcctggggctgctgtgccagcgcCTGGCCATCCGGCTGGGCGTGGTGACAGGGAAGGACCTCGGTGAGATTTGCTACCTCTATTATCCCAAG GTGCCCCGCCTGCTGCTCTGGCTCATGATCGAGATCGCCATCATCGGCTCCGACATGCAGGAGGTGATTGGGACAGCCATCGCCTTCAGCCTGCTCTCAGCCGGCCG CATCCCCCTCTGGGGTGGCGTCCTCATCACCATCGTGGacaccctcttcttcctcttccttgaCAAGTACG GGCTCCGCAAACTGGAGGCTTTCTTTGGCCTCCTCATCACCATCATGGCCTTGACCTTCGGCTACGAG TACGTGGTGGTGAGGCCGGGGCAGGTGGAGGTGCTGAAGGGCATTTTCCTGCCCTACTGCCCCGGCTGCGGGCGAGAGGAGCTGCTCCAGGCCGTGGGCATCATTGGTGCCATCATTATGCCCCATAACATCTTCCTCCACTCCTCCTTGGTCAAG ACGCGGGCGATTGACCGGTCCAAGAAGGAGGCAGTACAGGAGGCCAACATGTATTTCCTGACCGAGTCCTGCCTGGCCCTCTTCGTCTCCTTCCTCATCAACCTCTTTGTCATGGCTGTCTTTGGCGAGGCTTTCTACCGCCAGCGAAACGAGGACGTG CACAACAAGTGCATCAACAGCAGCGTCAGCCGCTACGCCAACATCTTCCCCGCCAACAACGAGACGGTCTCTGTGGATATCTACCAGGGC GGCGTTATCCTGGGCTGCTATTTCGGGGCGGTGGCACTGTACATCTGGGCCATTGGCATCCTGGCAGCAGGACAGAGCTCCACGATGACCGGGACCTACGCGGGGCAGTTCGTCATGGAG GGCTTCCTGCAGCTCCGCTGGTCCCGCTTCGCCCGGGTGCTCTTCACCCGCTCCTTCGCCATCCTGCCCACTGTCTTCGTGGCCGCCTTCAAGGACGTCAGCCACCTCACGGGCATGAACGACCTGCTCAACGTCCTGCAGAGCATCCTG CTGCCCTTCGCCGTCCTGCCTGTCCTCACCTTCACCAGCCTGCGCCCGCTCATGCAGGACTTCACCAACGGCCT ACTGGGGAAGGTGCTGATGACCCTCATCGCGGGGCTGGTCTGCGCCATCAACGTCTACTTTGTGGTGGACTTTCTGCCCACGCTGCGGGGCCTGGGGTACCACATCCCCCTGggcctgctgctggctgcctaCGTGGCCTTCGTCACCTACCTG ATCTGGACGTGCAGCATCGTGCACGGAGCCCGGTTCATGGCCCGGGGCCACCACAACCGCTTCAGCTTTGGCGTCTCCCTCGACTCGCCGGCCCTGGCAGGGACCCG ATGTCATGCCAGAGATGCACCCAGCAAGGAAGGGGTTAACAGACGGGCAGACCTTCCCCCCAAGTTTTAA
- the CTDSP1 gene encoding carboxy-terminal domain RNA polymerase II polypeptide A small phosphatase 1, with protein sequence MEHQSIIAQVSREEGSAPLQEKGTQAPAKKPRSRSILQSLFCCLCRDEGEPCAGTTSAPLLVEENGALPKAAVKHLLPEIKPQDASKLCVVIDLDETLVHSSFKPVNNADFIIPVEIDGIMHQVYVLKRPHVDEFLQRMGELFECVLFTASLAKYADPVADLLDKWGAFRARLFRESCVFHRGNYVKDLSRLGRDLRRIIIVDNSPASYIFHPDNAVPVASWFDNMADTELLDLLPFFERLSKVEDVYAVLKKQRTNS encoded by the exons ATGGAGCACCAGTCCATCATCGCCCAGGTtagcagggaggaggggagcgccCCGCTGCAGGAGAAAG gtaCCCAGGCCCCCGCCAAGAAGCCGCGGAGCCGCAGCATTCTCCAGTCCCTCTTCTGCTGCCTGTGCCGCGATGAGGGGGAGCCCTGCGCCGGCACCACCAGCGCCCCGCTGCTGGTGGAGGAGAACGGGGCCCTGCCCAAG GCTGCCGTCAAACACCTCCTGCCCGAGATCAAGCCGCAGGACGCCAGCAAGCTGTGCGTGGTCATCGACCTGGACGAGACGCTGGTGCACAGCTCCTTCAAG CCGGTGAACAACGCCGACTTCATCATTCCCGTGGAAATCGATGGCATCATGCACCAG GTGTACGTGCTGAAGCGGCCGCATGTGGATGAGTTCCTGCAGCGCATGGGCGAGCTCTTCGAGTGTGTGCTCTTCACCGCCAGCCTGGCCAAG TACGCAGACCCCGTGGCCGACCTGCTGGATAAATGGGGGGCTTTCCGAGCACGGCTTTTCCGGGAATCCTGCGTCTTCCACCGCGGCAACTACGTGAAGGACCTGAGCCGCCTGGGCCGCGACCTGCGCCGCATCATCATCGTGGACAACTCGCCCGCATCCTACATCTTCCACCCCGATAACGCC GTGCCGGTGGCCTCCTGGTTCGATAACATGGCGGACACGGAGCTGCTGGACCTGCTGCCCTTCTTCGAGAGGCTCAGCAAGGTGGAGGACGTGTACGCAGTGCTCAAGAAGCAGCGGACTAACAGCTAg
- the VIL1 gene encoding villin-1 — MSSWGARGGGEPFGAGVGSPTPVPYRRAQPWDSATERRAATRVSHRTQNSAPHPCWGLCTQVPLPAAPVTMVELSTKVSRTLNKTTPGLQIWRIENMEMVPVPTKSYGNFYEGDCYVLLLTRKTGNGFSYNIHYWLGKESSQDEQGAAAIYTTQMDDHLGTVAVQHREVQGHESETFRAYFKQGLVYKKGGVASGMKHTETNTYNIQRLLHVKGKKNVVAGEVEMSWKSFNRGDVFLLDLGQLIIQWNGPESNRNERLKAMTLAKDIRDRERGGRAKVGVVDGEDEGASPGLMQVLTHVLGEKSDIKAATPDDKVDQKLNSSLKLYHLSNASGNLVIQEVAVQPLTQDMLLHEDCYILDQGGFKIFVWKGKNANKEEKQQAMSRALGFIKAKNYPASTSVETENDGSESTIFRQLFQKWTVPNQTSGLGKTHTVGKVAKVEQVKFDATTLHAKPQMAAQQKMVDDGSGEVEVWRVENQELVPVEKKWLGHFYGGDCYLVLYTYFVGPKVNRIIYLWQGRQASTNELAASAYQTVILDQKYNNEPVQVRVTMGKEPAHLMAIFKGKMVVYAGGTLREGSKEPTPSTRLFHVHGTNEYNTKAFEVPVRASSLNSNDVFVLKTPSCCYLWYGKGCSGDEREMGKMVADIISKMEKPVIAEGQEPPEFWVALGGKSQYANSKRLQEENPSVSPRLFECSNKTGTFLATEIVDFTQDDLEEDDVYLLDTWDQVFFWIGKGANESEKEAAAVMVQEYLRSHPGGRDLDTPIIVVKQGHEPPTFTGWFLAWDPLNWADKKSYEELKAELGDDGSLGQLTSALTVRQEVFTPTTTLLPTKLETFPLDVLVNTSAEDLPRGVDPSKKEHHLSDQDFQAVFGMNRSAFGNLPLWKQQKLKKDKGLF; from the exons ATGTCCAGctggggggcccggggagggggcgagcCCTTTGGGGCTGGCGTGGGGTCCCCTACCCCTGTGCCATACCGGCGGGCTCAGCCGTGGGACTCGGCCACCGAACGGAGAGCAGCAACCCGCGTGTCACACCGCACCCAAAACTCAGCCCCACACCcctgctgggggctctgcacccag GTGcccttgcctgcagcacccgtCACCATGGTGGAGCTCAGCACCAAAGTCAGCAGGACGCTCAACAAGACCACGCCGGGCCTCCAGATATGGCGAATCGAG AACATGGAGATGGTGCCAGTGCCCACCAAAAGCTACGGCAACTTCTACGAGGGGGATTGCTACGTCCTGCTGTTG ACACGCAAGACTGGGAACGGCTTCAGCTACAACATCCACTACTGGCTGGGCAAGGAGTCGAGCCAGGATGAGCAGGGGGCGGCCGCCATCTACACCACCCAGATGGATGACCACCTGGGCACGGTGGCCGTGCAGCACCGCGAGGTCCAGGGCCACGAGAGCGAGACCTTCCGCGCCTACTTCAAGCAGGGACTCGT CTACAAGAAGGGTGGGGTGGCCTCAGGCATGAAGCACACAGAGACGAACACCTACAACATCCAGCGCCTGCTGCACGTGAAGGGCAAGAAGAACGTGGTGGCAGGAGAG GTGGAGATGAGCTGGAAAAGCTTCAACCGGGGGGATGTGTTCCTGCTGGACCTGGGCCAGCTCATCATCCAGTGGAACGGCCCTGAGAGCAACCGAAACGAGAGGCTGAAG GCGATGACCCTAGCCAAGGACATCCGGGACCGGGAGCGCGGGGGCCGTGCCAAGGTGGGCGTAGTGGACGGTGAGGACGAGGGCGCCTCACCGGGGCTCATGCAGGTCCTCACGCATGTGCTGGGCGAGAAGAGTGACATCAAGGCAGCCACCCCTGATGACAAAGTGGACCAGAAGCTCAATTCCTCCCTCAAGCTCTACCA CCTCTCCAATGCCAGCGGGAACCTGGTCATACAGGAGGTGGCGGTTCAACCCCTGACTCAAGACATGCTCCTGCATGAG GACTGCTACATCCTTGATCAAGGAGGTTTCAAGATTTTCGTGTGGAAGGGCAAGAACGCCAacaaggaggagaagcagcaggcgATGAGCAGGgcgctg GGCTTCATCAAAGCTAAGAACTACCCGGCCAGCACCAGCGTGGAGACAGAGAATGATGGGTCCGAGTCGACCATCTTCAGGCAGCTCTTCCAAAAATGGACTGTCCCCAACCAGACCAGCGGGTTGGGCAAGACCCACACTGTGGGCAAAGTAG CCAAGGTGGAGCAGGTGAAGTTTGACGCCACCACACTACACGCCAAGCCCCAGATGGCCGCCCAGCAGAAGATGGTGGATGACGGATCCGGGGAAGTGGAG gtcTGGCGCGTGGAGAACCAGGAGCTGGTGCCCGTGGAGAAGAAGTGGCTGGGCCATTTCTACGGCGGGGACTGCTACCTGGTGCTCTACACCTATTTCGTGGGGCCCAAGGTGAACCGCATCATCTACCTCTGGCAG ggcCGCCAAGCCAGCACGAATGAGCTGGCCGCCTCTGCCTACCAAACCGTCATCCTGGACCAGAAGTACAACAACGAGCCTGTGCAGGTCCGCGTCACCATGGGCAAGGAGCCGGCCCACCTTATGGCCATCTTCAAGGGCAAGATGGTGGTGTATGCG ggTGGCACCTTGCGGGAGGGCAGCAAGGAGCCCACACCCTCCACCCGCCTCTTCCACGTGCACGGCACCAATGAGTACAACACCAAGGCCTTCGAGGTGCCCGTCCGCGCCTCCTCCCTCAACTCCAATGACGTCTTCGTGCTCAAGACCCCCAGCTGCTGCTACCTCTGGTATGGGAAG GGCTGCAGCGGGGACGAGCGTGAGATGGGCAAGATGGTGGCCGACATCATCTCCAAGATGGAGAAGCCAGTGATTGCAGAGGGACAGGAGCCACCTGAGTTCTGGGTGGCCCTGGGTGGCAAGTCCCAGTATGCCAACAGCAAGAG gctgcaggaggagaaCCCCTCTGTGTCTCCCCGACTCTTTGAGTGCTCCAACAAGACAGGCACCTTCTTGGCCACGGAGATCGTAGACTTCACCCAGGACGACCTGGAGGAGGATGACGTTTACCTGCTGGACACCTGGGACCAG GTTTTCTTCTGGATTGGGAAAGGCGCCAACGAGTCGGAgaaggaggcggcggcggtgatGGTGCAGGAGTACCTGCGGAGCCACCCCGGCGGGCGCGACCTCGACACCCCCATCATTGTGGTGAAGCAGGGCCATGAGCCCCCCACCTTCACCGGCTGGTTCCTGGCCTGGGACCCTCTCAACTGGGCC GACAAGAAATCCTACGAGGAGCTGAAAGCCGAGCTGGGAGATGACGGCAGCCTCGGGCAGCTGACCTCA GCGCTCACAGTCAGGCAAGAGGTCTtcacccccaccaccaccctgctCCCCACCAAACTGGAGACCTTCCCCCTGGACGTACTGGTGAACACCTCGGCTGAGGACCTGCCGCGGGGTGTGGATCCCAGCAAGAAGGAG caCCACCTCTCCGACCAGGACTTCCAGGCTGTTTTCGGCATGAACCGCTCCGCCTTCGGCAACCTGCCCTTGTGGAAACAACAGAAGCTCAAGAAGGACAAAGGACTCTTCTAG